ATTTATTATCTGACAGGCAATTATCAAAAAGCAGGAATAGAATTTTCAGAAGAAAAAGATATAAAAAACAGATACAATGCTGCTCTTTCATTTTTTAAGGCTGGTATGTATGACAGGGCTTTAAATATCTTAAACAGTATTAAAACAGAGGATATTTCTGTTTACAAAAAGGTTAGATATCTGACTGCTCTTTCTTATATTGGAAAAAATGATTTTGAAAAGGCATACACCGTAGCAAAAGAACTTATACAGATTTTTCCTTCTGATAAAAGAATTGAGAAACTTTACAACTTTACGAAGATGGTTGTTAATTTTGGTAAAAAACCTGAGAAAAAAATAACCATCGTCAAGGTTAAAGAAAAAAGCCAGCAAAAAAATAAAATCGCCCCAAAAAATGTCCAGAGATTAAATCCGTGGTGATTGACTTATAAGTTTTGAACTTTTATATTAATTGACAATAAGGAAATATTGGTGAGTTTATAACTATTTCGTGAGTTAAGAGTAAGGTGGGGCGGCTATGATGAGAGAAAGAAAACCTATTGATGTGAGAGGAGAAGAACTTTATACAGCTTTATTAATTGCAAGAAAAAAGGAATATGGGACTGATGAAGACTTAAAAACAGCTTTAGCACAAAACTTCCCAGGCAAAGAAGAAGAAATCATGGAAGCTTTAGCTTTGCTGGGATTTATTTCACATGGGATAGGAGAAAACCGCAAAAATACGTGGAGAATTACAAAAAAGGGTATGTTAGAGGCCAGAATATATAAACCACGGAATTTACTTGAAAAAATTCAAAACAAACTTTACGGGCTTAAAATTTAGTCTGCCCTAAAACAAAAAAATTTTAATAAAGCAAAAAATAGGAAACTAAAATTGGGGGAGTATATATCTTATTGGATACCTACAAAAACGCCTATTAATATACAAGCATTTAGAAAACGAAAAATTAAAACTTTCTCTATCTCCGAGCCACAAAAGAAAACACAATATAAAATTGATATTGAACTAATAACAGACAACAATTCAATTCCCAAGTTTATAGAAATAAAATTTTCTGGAACAGATAAAATAGCTGCAAATCTTAAAATAGAAGATTTTACAGAAGATGGAATTCTTATCTGTGAAATCATATATATTGATGCTAAAATAAAAGGTGCATTAGATAAAGCAGTATATCATGGGATTAAAGAATTTTATCATGAGCATGAATATCATTCAGAAGATGAAGATTCGTTAGTTATAGGATATATCTCATCAAAAAAATTATCGCATAAGGAAATAATAGAATATTATCTTCTGATATACAGAAATAAGTTATATGAATATTATGAAACAATACAGATTTTTCTAAAGGAAATCTTATCAAAACAAAGTTTTGTTCATCTCCTAAGAGTTTTTGACAAAGCTAAAAAATTAGAAGAAACTTACACCCAAGCTTTTGGGGAACTACAGTATGCAGAATATCTTGTTACTTTAGCAAAAAAGGAAAATATAAATTCACCCTATTTGTCAGAAATTGAAAAAATCTCAAATTTGATAAAGGCAGATTACGAAATATTTACCATACAAAATTCACGAATTTTGACATTAAAAGGGATTATATATTCTTCACTTATAGCCTTAATAATCTCTACTCTTTATTTTCTTTTGCCTCTTGTATTATAAACTTTTAAAATTCATAATTATGAGTAGTCTTATAAAAAGCATTTTGGAGTAATTATGGACACAATCCAGAAAATCAAAAATGAGTTAAAGAAGGCTATAATTGGTCAGGAAAGAATGATAGACAGCCTTTTGATAGCCCTTATCACAGAAGGGCATATCCTTATAGAAGGTGTTCCCGGAATTGCCAAAACCACAGCAGTAAAAACCCTTGGAAAAATTCTCAATCTTGATTTTAAAAGGATACAATTCACCCCTGACCTTATTCCATCAGACATTCTGGGAGGAGAGATATACATAATAGAAAAGGATGAATTCAGGGTCAAAAAGGGCCCCATATTTACCAATCTGCTTCTTGCAGATGAGATAAACAGGGCACCTGCAAAGGTTCAGTCAGCATTGCTTGAAGCCATGCAGGAAAGGCAGGTTACAATTGGAGAAGATACATTCCCCCTTGATAAACCATTTATGGTAATGGCAACCTTAAACCCTATTGAAGAAGAAGGAGTTTATAACCTGCCTGAAGCCCAGCTGGATAGATTTTTGATGAAAGTTGTAGTTGATTATCCATCTGAGGAAGAAGAATATCAAATTCTCAGGCTTGTTACAGCACAGGAAGGGATAAGAAATGAAGGTGTGCAAGTAGAAGAACCACAACAGGTTGCATCAAAAGAGGATATCATTGCCCTGAAAAAACAGTTAAAAGAAATCCATGTAGACAAAGAAGTTGAAAAATATATGGTTGAATTAACAACGGCAACAAGACAGCCTGAGAAATACGGAATAGATAAAAAGCTTATTAGACTGGGATTAAGCCCAAGGGCAACTATAAATCTTTATAAAGTTTCAAAAGCAGTAGCTTTACTGAACGGGAAAGATTATGTATCACCTGCAGATGTGCTTTTATACCTGAAAGATGTTTTCAGGCACAGATTTATGGTGTCCTTCTATGCAGAAGCCGAAGGAATAACTACAGACCATATCATAGATATGATAGTTGAAAAAGTCCCTATGCCGTAAGGTTAAAAATGATTGAAAAAAGCAAAATTATATCCTTAAAAGCACAGCACAAAGTTTTATCCTCTCTGGAAGGTATTCACAAAGCAATAATATTTGGTGAGGAGGATGATTTAAAAAATATAAGGGAATACACTTACGGAGATAATGTCAAAAGAATAAACTGGATAATAACTGCAAAGGAAAGAAAACCCTATGTTGTAGAACGGGAAGAGCTAAAAAGCCAGAATATAATTATTGTTTTGCTTTTAGACCAGGAAATGCTTTTTAAAAATAAATTAGATAAGGTTTCAGAGATTTTTGCCATCTTAGGCTATTCAGCCTTATACCATAAAGACAAGCTACATACCTATATTTTCACAGATAAGATAGAAAAATATTTTCCCCACAAAAACCATCCACAGCATATTACGAATATTCTTGATTTTATTTACTCATTAGATATAAAACACAAAAAAATAGACACAGAAAATATATACAGACTTATAAATAGACATAAAAGGTCTCTTGTAATACTGATAGGAGATTTTGTTTATCCGATGAATATTTTAAATATAGCCTCAAAACATAAGCTGTCTGTAATCTGTGTAAGGGATAAAGAAGAAGAAAATCCTTCCGGATATACAGGATTTCAGCTTAAATCATTTGATGAAAAAAGAAAAATCCCGCTCCTTGTAAGCCCTATGGTTAAAATTTATAAAAGAAATCTGGAAAAACTTGATGAAAATCTAAGACACCAGATTGTCTTAAAAAGAATTCCTTTTCAGAAAATATTTACAGATGAAGACCCATTTATAAAACTGAAATTAATGTTCAGTTGAATTTCTACTATCATCAAAAAATGTTAGTTTTTCAGGAACTTTTTCTATATAGATTGACTGGCTTGGGTATGCAAAAGAAGAACCATTTTTTTCAACGATTTCCATAATTTTTAGATTGATATCTTCTTTAATTGCCATATACTCAATCCAGTCTGCTGTGTTTGTAAAAGTATAAATAAATATATCCAGAGAACTATCATTAAATTTATCAAAGAAAACCAGCATTGTTTGGTCTTTTGCAATTCCCGGATGGT
This genomic window from Persephonella sp. IF05-L8 contains:
- a CDS encoding MoxR family ATPase, which translates into the protein MDTIQKIKNELKKAIIGQERMIDSLLIALITEGHILIEGVPGIAKTTAVKTLGKILNLDFKRIQFTPDLIPSDILGGEIYIIEKDEFRVKKGPIFTNLLLADEINRAPAKVQSALLEAMQERQVTIGEDTFPLDKPFMVMATLNPIEEEGVYNLPEAQLDRFLMKVVVDYPSEEEEYQILRLVTAQEGIRNEGVQVEEPQQVASKEDIIALKKQLKEIHVDKEVEKYMVELTTATRQPEKYGIDKKLIRLGLSPRATINLYKVSKAVALLNGKDYVSPADVLLYLKDVFRHRFMVSFYAEAEGITTDHIIDMIVEKVPMP
- a CDS encoding DUF58 domain-containing protein, whose amino-acid sequence is MIEKSKIISLKAQHKVLSSLEGIHKAIIFGEEDDLKNIREYTYGDNVKRINWIITAKERKPYVVEREELKSQNIIIVLLLDQEMLFKNKLDKVSEIFAILGYSALYHKDKLHTYIFTDKIEKYFPHKNHPQHITNILDFIYSLDIKHKKIDTENIYRLINRHKRSLVILIGDFVYPMNILNIASKHKLSVICVRDKEEENPSGYTGFQLKSFDEKRKIPLLVSPMVKIYKRNLEKLDENLRHQIVLKRIPFQKIFTDEDPFIKLKLMFS